ACACTGGGTTTGAACAAAGAGGACAAAAGGCCCAAGAAAACAAGTATTTGTCGCAGCAATAGTAATACTAAGATAGGGGATAATTTGAAGCAGAGGTTATTGGCTCTGGGAAGAGAGGtgttgatgcagagatcgacGGTCGAGAGGCAGAGGAAGAAGTTGGGGGAGGAGGAACAAGCGGCTGTGTTGTTGATGGCTCTCTCTTATGGCTCTGTTTATGCTTAGGTTGTCCAATGAAGTGTTACAAATTGTAGGAGTTGGATGTGAATCCTgaccttggaagtgtattttcaatattaattaatgttatttatttatttatccttgtagttggaaattaattttttctttgttctttgtttCTGTAGCTAGTTTTAGTATTTCTTTAACTAACTGATTTTTGGGACAATGTGAATGTCTGAACAAGTGTAAGAATTGGGAATTTCCTCATCCTAATATTGCCAGCTAAAGTTGTCcctttcaatattatttttgcgATTCTGTGTGCTCCAAATTCCTCTCTGTTTGGTATCTCAGAAATGGGGAGGGAATGTGAAATTTGTATTTCCCGCTGTTTTTCACTTCCTGGACTACTGTAAAAATCCAAAGACATCATTTGCACTgcccttctatttttttttttaaataacagtACATTACCTTAATCTTATTAATTAAGTGGagaattttttacaattatatattttgtttgaaatataAGGCCCAGTctgaataaataaatgtttcatctcataattatatatttttttaaatttttatacaaaatataataaataatttaatttttttaattttaaaataataaaattattaaaatatatatattttaataatattttattcaattttcaatttttaattttcatttcaattcatcttaacttactatctaaacggTACTTAAAGTTTGGATCCAGCCTCTTAATTTACTGttaattccttttattttgtcATTTAGAAACTTAAATTTAATGCCGTTGATTTTATGAACAATATGTCTCTCGAAtgtttaaaggaaaatgatatatgaTAATTAAACTTCggtgtaaaaagaaaaaaaaaaaaaaaaggataagcAGTTTACAAGAGATGAATGAAAATTGTCCAACTTGGGGACAAAACGTAGCAGGCGACAAATATATAGGTTCAACATCATATCGGagtttacaaaaattatatacacaGACAGATTTTCATTTCCTCTAGACGAGTCATCATAGGAAGAGCAAAATGTTGGCCAATGTTGGTGATTTTTCCTTTGACACGTCGTTTAATGTTTTAATTAGCAAAACCTACTGAGCTATTCCTTTAACATCACCGACCAATCAACAGTGCACTGTAGCCTTCCAGTTaagaaaattggaaaagaaaatatgaacgTAATTGTGCAATCTGtgcaataaaaaattgaaaattaaggtCGGTAAAACACAtaatattaatgataaatattgtaaaaaggTAAAGGCTGTTTTATCAAAAGcaaattctcaataaataaataaagttaggtataaattttaaatagttaagttttatattagaattttttttttaaaagtgagttttattaataaaaaataattttttaacatttttttagataaaatttatatttttataataacttatatgaaatttatttatttaaaaatacgaGTCATTTTCTCCAAATAAGTTGTTGGTACGGCTACGGAAGGAAAGCCGGTTTCCATCCAAGGCATCAAAATAGCTCACTGGTAAACATGACAAGTACGAAAGCAAAGTGAGCCGCCGTTCCTAATTCCGACCATTATTGTGGGAGGCTAATTGGGGCAAAAGGTGATCCATGACCTAATTTTATTTCGAGAACTGCTATAGacacaaatagattatataaaaaaaattttataaattgatgtgactttaCGTGAtgcgttagatttactttacattaaagtaactttacaatctgacgtactgcATCAATCCATaccaatttatgaatttatttttgtgtaatcgtTTTGTAGCTAAAGTATTTATCATTTCATAAACTACAACTTCAATGCCTCAACTGTACGTACTTACTCCTTGTCTCGTGAATCATGCTGCATGCCCTCAAtaagattttctatttttttttttttaaatctatttacTCAATCCTTAACGGATAATAATAGTTGACGTTTTTGATAACTTTATTATTGTATAAGAATGCCTGCGATTTTTATTCGGATTATAGAATATTTGAgtgagaggagaggagaggagagggcAGGTGCTCTGATGATCTGCGTATAATCTGGATGGGAGATTGCATGCAGGAGACTTGGATACAACTGTATTGTGTCATGTCTTCTTGATCGATAATTACAGCTCGTGTTGCAAATCCGCATTTAGAATCTTTTACAAGGGAGATATTTAATGATGGATAAATCTTCCCACCGTCGGTCTGCTGTTACAATAACTGCCCTCCAATCAAATTTTGTCACGTAGCTCCTCAATTTTACATTCCATGTGCCTGACTACAGCTCATAATCAGATATGAAAAAAGCTAATCCCTCGTGAAGAAACCCCCTTCCCTCCCGTGGGAAAATTCCCTCCCCCCCTCCCTCTTCCACCAAAGCCCCCTACCCTCCATCGAAGAACCTCCCCCTCTCCTAGAACCACCCTCCCCCTCTCCCAGAACCAAACCATAAACCAGATTCCGTCGTGGACTTCCAAACTGCAAACCAGATTTCGTGGACTTTCAAATTCAAGTCGTGGTGTGAATCAATAGGCACTATCTCTCCAAACCCCCGACTGCATGACACTCAAACAACGAGATCACCAAAATCTCCAATATGCCCCCTTTGTTCGAGTTTGGAATTCACATAACTGGCATTTGGTGGTCTAAGGGGACAAATCCCCAGGGCCTGGGCCCATGTATAAGATCTGGGATGGACCGAGTCGGGCCAGGAGGAAGGACACAAGGCAAAAAGTCTCGACAAGAGGAGAAGAGAGTGTGCAACCTGGCACCATGTCTGATCGACTGTTAAAGACATCCCCGACCCTAACACAACAGGGCAGCTTGACCCCCAAACTAGCCGACCGTCAGGGACATCCCCGTCCCTGACATAGTTGTCCGGACAGTGCAGAAGGGCAAACAAGCCTGTCCagagccacgccgcatttaatgaaGCAGGAGCAAGCACGCCATGGCAGGGCCACGTCGTATTCAATGCGTCCTGAGTGCTGGCACGCAATGGCATGCCCTCCTAGGTGTCAGTGACAACCTTGGCCAGGCCTGACAGGTCTGATGGGAAGCAGGAGGCTGGCAGGGACTGTCACAACCCTACCCTGGAAGGGTAGGATCGCTACGTACATACCtatcctttttctttatttcttcctttttttttttttctcttttttctctcttactaTATGCAATCAACATGAATATAACacacgtgtactctaaatttctaatttaataaaagggAACACTtgatagacattctattcaaacattcatccataagagactctcagagtTCATTAtacgttcataaaaacataattgttcTAGTTAGGAAGGGACTCCATCTCTACCATAcatactgtaacaccccgctccttctttctgacgtaagcgaATCCGATTGCGAGTCTTGTTATACGTGTCGAATCTCGACGacgtgtttttaaagatattatgtgatttctaaaactaactcagtgttttaaagtcacgagtattttaaatgggatgtTCCCAGTGTTATTtgactaaacttgattttaagtaaaacaattataatattttttaagagctccaaaaatattataattgtattaaaatgatttcaactatttaaaatattatgagatttaaattatgtcgaaaactctaattaattagatggttttattctcttaaatatattaaataagatttcattattttataaactaaagtttagtttaaataatattttatcttaattcctctcagtgtttTTAAGCTAAATTGGTGTTTAATCTCTTaccgttagatcattttgaagATCTCAAGATGAAGGGTTAGGATTAAATACCTAAGcccctctctttcttcctcacttttcccttccctctctctctcctccctctccctcagtCGAATCTCCTTTAGCCCAGCCCagtgccgccgtgcgccgcccagcctcaccgccaccatcGACGACTCCCTCTCACACCGGCGAGCTCCCACCATTGAAGCTAGCCTCCATCACACAACCACTCTCTCCCATGCACGCCCACGTCTCCTCACGCATGGGTTCACCGTGCGCAGCCATTGAGCACCACCACGAGCACCCTTGACCTCCCCTTAACCCAAAGTTGGTAGCCCCTCCCTCACAAGCACGGGCTCTCTCCCTCACACGCACGGGTTCCTCCACCTCAACCGTCGTACGTTGCCACCCACAGCATCCAGCCGCCATCTCGAGCCTCCACTAGCCACCATCGGCCTACCCCAGCCACCCATAGCCCCAATCTACCCCTCACGCACGCCCTCTCTCTCACGGACTCACCCTCACGCACGGCTTAGATCTGCCGCCGTAGAGCTGCCTCCTCCTCACCACCACAACTCTACTAGCAACCCCCTAAGCCCTCCATGGCCAGCCCACAACCAGCCAAGCCCTCCCTCAGGTTTCCCATGTTGAAACCCACGACCCTAACTCCTCCACAAGCCGTCGTGTCTATGACgtgtgccacctcggcaccaccacGAGAATGCCACCCAGGACACGACCCGACCCTCCTATGCTTAGACCtgcacctctagccacctccagTGGCCAAAACATCCACTGTACGTGGctaaccgccactgtacacggctagatcctCTATGTTACGCCCCTTGCcaccaccatgagcccttccaataCCATACCTAGCtgtccaaatgcccaaacagccaCCATGTTAGGTGAATAgccaccgtacgtgggttagtcGCCACGTACAACCCATCCGACGTCATCGACTGTGACGGTCAGCGAACAACGCACAAGTCAACTCCGACGATGGTACTccatggagtgatgcaccatatggcgtgtacgccatagtggtgatgtggcgtagcgtgcgTGAAAGGAGTACACATGGACTGTACTCCACGAGTGAAGCGATACACTGTGTGGCATGTCGCGAAGATAGGGATAGTTGCGTAGTTGATGAGTgtagagcgtgatgagtagtgtcgggaactgtagAACAGTGTCCTAAAGTAGTtatgatgtggcctgtagtctgaggtgacaggtgtcaccgtgCAGTTGACTTATGggtgggagtatgtgtgaagtgacagaacaagtgtaagagtgcgtaggggaagcatgactggggaatgtcacgaagtgacatggttaaaccagaagtcgtgcttatgatgagtgaggagttagtgtaagaGTGATGTAGCGAGATGTTAgatgacgtgacaaggtcacagtgtagcctgggagtagtctcgagttatgacgtgacgtaaggtgtagttatgaatggcgtcttgtcgtgttaagtgttaggatgaactgtcaaaagggacgggtagcatgaagagtcatactaatcgggttaagagaaggttggtatcggagtatggcagttgtccctacgagcatgtgatcaatgGATTATAtattggtcttaggtgataaaggggcaAGGTATATgcgtaatctggttagacacatgtgccgaaaggatttaccatatgtaatgggtaatctgttctaagcatggttacacggtACTTAaacctcagagttggcttagaaccgtgtggcgtgtatgaatgagaatgaagatttaatgtgagctaagatgcatgaaggtagtgacaggtgtattgtctagaattgggatgcgtgactccgTCGATCTAAATCATGcatcggaatgtggtcaataagaagaataagatgaaggtcttagtgtcttaatcctaaggtgaatcatgggttcactttagtggatgagcactcgaggtaagaccttgagtttggaagaggtagtgactgTAAGTAGATtctgaaggttttagcatagtatgGGCACGTGAAAGCACGTGATAGAAGGATAGTGTCTTCAAGTGAAGTGTGGTTCtattctagtttaagttgcttatgcactagatagagcatgacgtcaaggttatgtgtatgcatgtaggttgccatctgacattcacatgaatggactgcatgatatgaaaatagcatggagtatgaaatgaaaatattacattcatactcttctagagttttctaaaagatatgaaatgaaaatgaaatgtttttcttttacgatgctttacgaaatgatacgaaagatgttttacgaaagcatgCTTAGTGTTCAAAAGTATACGTATGTATGACCCTTCTtcgcagcccctttttatgcaaccaaagtattaatcgtatgcatgtgaatgaatgactataaacaatatctattgtatgtattttctacgaAAAAAATGTTGGGCTTATGCCTTGTGCTTTAagcgatgctttaaatgatgcgaagaaaacgtttaatgtatgaaaaggatgtcatatgaatgaatgaaaatggtagcAAAAGACTGGACATATTGCAATGCCTGGTAGGTAGTATTGATAATGCATCCAATGCTgtcccctgactgaaaagggattcgcAACCCtttggccacgggcggagtccgggtccaaatgACTGCTAGCCCCAACACACGggacgtaacagtgtgtactggccaaagaaagtgagaagaaagaatgtatgaatgcataaacgctttaagaaatgaaggcactaacaGGAGGTatttttacgaaaagaaaacccttttttaaaagaaaaatcccgcctagtgacattttcaaacgaatgcatatatgcatgtacgtatagtatgtatggaatgatgaatgcatgaatgaaaatctatgttattatgttttaactgtatgaagtaatgcttactgcgtatttgactcattttagtttttatgtgtcCCCCTCCCCCATAGCAACTGAATGAGTAGTacgcgtcaggacggacacgacCCAAAGGGAAGAGCACGGAGGTCtcggcatgagagttttaactgtatgagaggcatttttattttaagattaatgttttccgctgtaaacctcttttattctcaaagcacattttattttataacgtagagtttTGCACCCTAGGTATGaatgcaaaaaattttaaatcaaacggtaattcccgtcgtactttttaaaatcattttataaacaGCCTCACTACAAGAACAGGCGTTACAAATACaacatccataaacataacccatcatccatgcAAAGTCAAACCAACAGGGAAGACACTAAGCGCCTGCCTCTCTctctgcagtaatgccttgcttCCCAGCCTCTTCGTCATTTCCTGGACGTTTAAAATCATACTAGGCATTTATTTATGGATGATGCCTAGCCTCTTCGTCATTTCCCCAGCCTCTTTGTCATCTCCCCTGCTTTGCAATGAACATACAAGgcatttattctttttcttttgaaaacatgcatacgtAAACATTTGCTAATCTTTTACAatgttttcatgcataaacagttttgaggaataagccatactttcatgcataaacatttaagaaataactatacttacatgcataAACATCTATGAGCAATAACTATGCCTTTATGTTTCACTTTCctttggccagtacacactattacaccccgtgtgttagggttagcggtcttcctttggacctggattccccCGCGGCCACAAGTTGAGAATTCCTTTTAGTCATGGGGCaccattgggtgcactaccagtactacttatccggcattgcaatctgcacAGTcttttggtacccttttcatattcatatggccgttacgtatttttatacattaaaacatccattcattcatgtcaatcctttcttttcagtccttttTATTTACCTGTTTATTCACggaaaaacataatttaaaagcatgagctgaaacatcatttttcatgacatccataaagcatcagttcatagggacattttaacatcaattcatagggacattttaaaacattttctttgcatcatttaaaacataagttcatagggacattttaaaacactttattcgcataatttaaagcatcagttcataggaacATTTTAAAATGCTTTTTTCGCagcatttaaagcatcacttaaaGCATAAGACATGAGACGTTCgttcctttcctttgcaatcaaaacattctcatcatctttcttaatctgatgcacatgcatttttatgaacaagatacattttcatgctatactacatatatgaataatcaataagtttcttgagagagcatgtatgagAATGTCATGATTTAGAATCTTCGTGcttgcattaccttatacacctACActcaattataatcgatagggtgcttaacaggagctatcaagaaagggcttgtacataatatatacatttactct
Above is a genomic segment from Juglans microcarpa x Juglans regia isolate MS1-56 chromosome 1D, Jm3101_v1.0, whole genome shotgun sequence containing:
- the LOC121240602 gene encoding GATA transcription factor 15-like, encoding MGDLSDIGSESEDMNTKNPNGVSSEESHKKTCADCGTSKTPLWRGGPAGPKSLCNACGIRSRKKRRATLGLNKEDKRPKKTSICRSNSNTKIGDNLKQRLLALGREVLMQRSTVERQRKKLGEEEQAAVLLMALSYGSVYA